Proteins encoded in a region of the Stieleria neptunia genome:
- a CDS encoding NAD-dependent epimerase/dehydratase family protein — translation MIAPITLPDAALPLAGRTCLVTGGAGFIGSHLVDALLSHKATVRVLDNFSTGYESNLSHLADHPGVEVIRGDAADPAVTEKAVAGCDAVFHHAAMASVPRSMREPALCHAWCATSTINLLAAAEAAGVRRMVLASTSAAYGDSPYVSKREEDPPAPLSPYAAAKLAAEAYMQSFSRTSKLETVILRYFNVFGPRQDPQSEYSAVIPRFVSMILSGKRPVIYGDGSQSRDFVFVRDVAKANLLAATIPAINGGIFNIGQGQRTTLLELLTTLREILGQDIEPIHDPPRLGDVKDSLADITQARTRLQFEPDVEMKSGLEQSVDYYRSIC, via the coding sequence ATGATCGCTCCCATCACGCTTCCCGATGCCGCTTTGCCACTCGCCGGAAGGACCTGTCTGGTCACCGGAGGGGCGGGTTTTATCGGATCGCACCTGGTCGATGCCCTGCTCAGTCACAAGGCGACGGTCCGTGTGCTGGACAATTTCAGCACCGGTTATGAGTCCAACTTGTCGCATCTGGCCGATCACCCCGGCGTGGAAGTCATTCGCGGCGACGCGGCGGACCCGGCGGTGACCGAGAAAGCGGTGGCCGGCTGTGACGCCGTCTTCCACCATGCCGCGATGGCCAGCGTGCCCCGCAGCATGCGCGAGCCGGCGCTCTGCCACGCCTGGTGTGCGACCAGCACCATCAATCTGTTGGCCGCGGCCGAGGCCGCCGGGGTGCGGCGGATGGTGTTGGCCAGCACCAGCGCCGCCTACGGTGATTCCCCCTATGTCAGCAAACGCGAAGAAGATCCGCCGGCGCCGCTGTCGCCCTATGCCGCCGCGAAGCTGGCCGCCGAAGCCTACATGCAGTCGTTTTCGCGAACGTCCAAGCTGGAAACCGTGATCCTGCGTTATTTCAACGTCTTCGGCCCCCGGCAGGACCCACAGAGCGAATACAGCGCCGTGATCCCACGCTTCGTTTCGATGATTTTGTCTGGGAAACGACCGGTGATTTACGGCGACGGGTCCCAGTCACGTGACTTTGTGTTCGTCCGTGACGTCGCCAAGGCGAACCTGTTGGCCGCGACGATTCCCGCGATCAACGGCGGCATCTTCAATATCGGCCAAGGCCAACGCACCACGCTGTTGGAACTGCTGACGACGCTCCGCGAGATCCTCGGCCAAGACATCGAACCGATTCATGATCCGCCCCGGTTGGGCGATGTGAAGGATTCGCTGGCCGATATCACCCAAGCCCGAACGCGGCTGCAATTCGAACCCGACGTCGAGATGAAAAGCGGATTGGAGCAAAGCGTCGATTACTATCGATCGATCTGCTGA
- a CDS encoding VOC family protein yields MPDTPLFKQLDHIAIVVRDTEEALGFYRDTLGLPVVLSEEIPSGNVRLTHLDMGNVHLQLVEPLTEDHPLQAHLAEHGEGLHHLCFQTNDVCESLAGLPSRGMRAKSETPHDAPRGRKAGFIDPATTRGVVWEMTGPM; encoded by the coding sequence ATGCCGGATACACCGCTTTTCAAACAACTCGATCATATCGCCATCGTGGTACGAGACACCGAGGAGGCGCTCGGGTTTTATCGCGACACGCTGGGGTTGCCCGTCGTGCTAAGCGAAGAGATCCCCAGCGGCAATGTGCGTCTGACACATTTGGACATGGGCAACGTGCACTTGCAGCTGGTCGAGCCGTTGACCGAGGACCATCCGTTGCAGGCGCATCTGGCCGAACACGGCGAGGGGTTGCACCATTTGTGTTTCCAAACCAACGACGTCTGCGAATCGCTCGCCGGATTGCCGTCGCGTGGGATGCGGGCAAAATCCGAGACGCCGCACGACGCCCCGCGTGGCCGCAAGGCCGGGTTCATCGACCCGGCCACGACCCGTGGTGTGGTTTGGGAAATGACCGGACCGATGTGA
- a CDS encoding prolyl oligopeptidase family serine peptidase, with the protein MDPQLSGASRRACVCIIALVLAAALAADGIAQSTPPQPVFKPLPPPGIEIDPQRRTALEQRLESIRQQLDRTIAESNDAARWRSDVDVLIRAVHLAVEQNLFFKKNEVDAAERLLDEAARRITAASAGTRGLELLGFDPDANDHPQPLVAGFVSRIDDSVQPYGIVVPAGFTMSQTETPMRMDVWLHGRGDTKTEVPFLTERMTKAGQYTPEATIVLHPFGRHCNAFKFAGETDVYEAIDDIQSRVAIDPSRVSIRGFSMGGAGCWHLAVHDPFHWMAANPGAGFVDTLRYQGWTQSTPFPVTATAEKLLRWYDVLPWTRNLKGTRTIAYSGEVDKQKMAADRVVARAEEIGLKFPYVIGAGMGHKIDEPSKQQIDAQIAKWAAEADEGPETEIDFVTYTLRYCRAGWLHIAGMQEHWTAAAVNARLNLETESLRIETEGVTHLEIDFSASGWPGRRGAVEMEIDGQRYAVEDAGNLRGFQCTLAKDSSGEWTTPRDDDMTLRKRPGLQGPIDDAFCDRFVIVMPSRPARHGQVQRWIDRESEYFVQRWSRLMRGDVRVVLDRDVTDDHLETCHLICFGDFSSNRFLFNIADRLPIQWTRETLRVGDQSFDPVHHAPVFCYPNPLNPRRYIVVNSGMTFREFSNVSNSRQIAMLPDWAVLDVATEDDSIYAGDIQAQGFFDETWRLK; encoded by the coding sequence ATGGATCCTCAACTGTCTGGCGCGAGCCGACGGGCCTGCGTCTGCATCATCGCGCTGGTGCTTGCGGCGGCGTTGGCCGCTGACGGCATCGCCCAATCGACGCCCCCGCAGCCTGTTTTCAAACCGCTGCCGCCGCCGGGCATCGAGATCGATCCGCAACGGCGCACCGCACTGGAACAACGCCTCGAATCGATCCGTCAGCAACTCGATCGAACCATTGCCGAATCGAACGATGCGGCCCGGTGGCGCAGCGACGTCGACGTCTTGATCCGAGCGGTGCACCTGGCGGTCGAGCAGAATTTGTTTTTCAAGAAGAACGAAGTCGATGCGGCGGAACGGTTGCTCGACGAAGCCGCGCGACGGATCACCGCAGCGTCCGCGGGAACGCGTGGATTGGAATTGCTGGGATTTGATCCCGACGCCAACGACCATCCGCAGCCCCTGGTCGCCGGTTTCGTTTCCCGCATCGATGATTCGGTTCAGCCTTACGGCATCGTCGTTCCGGCGGGATTCACGATGTCTCAGACCGAAACGCCGATGCGGATGGACGTCTGGCTGCATGGCCGCGGCGACACGAAAACCGAAGTGCCGTTTCTGACCGAGCGGATGACGAAGGCCGGGCAATACACCCCCGAGGCGACGATTGTGCTGCACCCGTTTGGTCGCCACTGCAACGCGTTCAAGTTTGCCGGCGAGACGGATGTTTACGAAGCGATTGATGACATCCAATCTCGCGTCGCCATCGATCCAAGCCGAGTTTCGATCCGCGGGTTCTCGATGGGCGGCGCGGGTTGTTGGCACCTGGCCGTCCACGATCCCTTTCACTGGATGGCAGCCAACCCCGGCGCCGGATTCGTCGACACGCTCCGCTATCAGGGTTGGACGCAATCGACGCCGTTCCCCGTCACCGCGACGGCCGAAAAACTGCTGCGTTGGTATGACGTCTTGCCATGGACACGGAACCTCAAGGGAACCCGGACGATCGCCTACAGCGGCGAAGTCGACAAACAGAAGATGGCAGCCGACCGTGTCGTCGCCCGCGCGGAGGAAATTGGATTGAAGTTTCCCTACGTGATCGGGGCTGGGATGGGACACAAAATCGACGAGCCTTCGAAACAGCAGATCGATGCCCAGATCGCGAAGTGGGCCGCCGAAGCCGATGAAGGTCCGGAGACGGAAATTGATTTCGTCACTTACACGCTCCGCTACTGCCGGGCGGGATGGCTACACATCGCCGGGATGCAAGAACATTGGACGGCTGCGGCGGTCAACGCCCGACTGAACCTTGAAACCGAGAGCCTTCGCATCGAGACCGAGGGCGTGACCCATCTGGAGATTGATTTTTCCGCATCCGGTTGGCCCGGCCGTCGCGGCGCGGTGGAGATGGAAATCGACGGCCAGCGTTATGCGGTGGAAGACGCCGGCAACCTGCGTGGATTCCAGTGCACGTTGGCCAAAGACTCGTCGGGCGAGTGGACGACGCCCCGCGACGACGACATGACGCTCCGCAAACGACCGGGATTGCAGGGACCGATCGACGATGCCTTTTGCGACCGCTTTGTGATCGTCATGCCCAGTCGCCCGGCACGACACGGTCAGGTGCAACGCTGGATCGATCGCGAGTCAGAATATTTTGTGCAGCGTTGGTCGCGACTGATGCGTGGGGACGTACGAGTCGTGCTGGACCGGGACGTGACCGACGACCACCTCGAAACCTGCCACCTGATCTGCTTCGGCGACTTCAGCAGCAATCGGTTTCTGTTCAACATTGCAGACCGGCTTCCGATCCAGTGGACGCGTGAGACGCTGCGTGTGGGCGACCAGAGTTTTGATCCGGTGCATCATGCCCCCGTGTTTTGCTATCCCAATCCGCTGAACCCGCGGCGCTACATCGTCGTCAACAGCGGGATGACGTTTCGCGAGTTTTCCAACGTCAGCAATTCCCGTCAAATCGCGATGTTGCCCGACTGGGCGGTGTTGGACGTGGCGACCGAAGACGATTCGATCTACGCCGGCGACATCCAGGCACAAGGGTTCTTTGACGAAACGTGGCGTCTGAAGTGA
- the hisA gene encoding 1-(5-phosphoribosyl)-5-[(5-phosphoribosylamino)methylideneamino]imidazole-4-carboxamide isomerase, giving the protein MEIWPAIDLRHGKPVRLRQGDYDRKTVFGDDPVEFAVQWQQAGAKRLHLVDLDAARGDDPTANRDAVARIVAATGLPCQMGGGVRDQAAIEALLDLGLARLVVGSAALKQPDWFASMCDSFPGKLAAGIDARDGMVATDGWLETSSTPAIELAQDLRQRTANIAAIIYTDIARDGMMSGPNFDGLRDMAAATDIPLVASGGVTTYEDVQKLVEMHMPAAIVGRSIYDGVMQLEQVIQIAGDS; this is encoded by the coding sequence ATGGAAATCTGGCCCGCAATCGATCTGCGTCATGGAAAACCGGTCCGTTTGCGGCAGGGCGACTATGACCGAAAAACGGTCTTCGGGGATGACCCCGTGGAGTTCGCCGTCCAGTGGCAACAGGCCGGGGCGAAACGGTTGCACCTGGTGGATTTGGATGCCGCCCGGGGCGATGACCCGACGGCCAACCGCGACGCGGTCGCACGGATCGTCGCGGCGACCGGCCTGCCCTGCCAAATGGGAGGCGGCGTGCGGGACCAGGCGGCGATCGAGGCGTTGCTTGACTTGGGCCTGGCACGTCTGGTGGTCGGATCGGCGGCGCTGAAGCAACCCGATTGGTTCGCGTCGATGTGCGATTCATTCCCCGGCAAATTGGCCGCCGGCATCGATGCACGCGACGGCATGGTGGCGACCGACGGATGGTTGGAAACCAGTTCCACGCCGGCGATCGAATTGGCCCAAGACCTGCGACAGCGAACGGCCAACATCGCGGCGATCATCTACACCGACATCGCCCGTGACGGGATGATGAGCGGCCCCAATTTTGACGGGCTGCGGGACATGGCGGCGGCGACCGACATCCCGTTGGTTGCCAGCGGAGGCGTCACGACCTACGAAGACGTTCAGAAGCTGGTCGAAATGCACATGCCGGCGGCAATCGTGGGGCGATCGATCTATGATGGAGTCATGCAATTGGAACAAGTCATTCAGATCGCCGGAGACAGCTGA
- a CDS encoding LacI family DNA-binding transcriptional regulator — MKPPNHRTPDTPQGSASPAPGHPVTLKNVAARAGVSVSTASRALNGQARKYRISPTTEKAVRQVAADLGFQASQVARSLRLKRSGLIGVIVPDISNPFFASIAREVSLGVEALGFSVLLGDSREETEIEQRLVDQLRAKQVEALLVCPVGVESDHLVKLDRSGLPVVVADRVFDGIELPSVTSDNRAAARAVAEVLIEQGHRKIGVLSGIRDSLPAKTRLQGLTDAAEQAGFNLDSSSLAGNAFTEQSGYDATLELMDRDPEMTAIFAMCTPAAIGSMRALAERGYAIPRDMSIVAFDDHPFADLMKTPLTVSVQDIPRLGQLATAVLLKRLDVDSSPQALPPPGTSADSPSSASLWKVPTTLLQRSSVAVPRHKGDRAASSRVQQTRSF; from the coding sequence ATGAAACCACCGAATCATCGCACGCCCGACACGCCGCAGGGCTCCGCCTCTCCGGCGCCGGGGCATCCGGTGACGCTTAAAAACGTCGCGGCGCGGGCCGGTGTTAGTGTTTCAACCGCCTCGCGCGCGCTCAACGGCCAAGCGCGAAAGTATCGCATCAGCCCCACCACGGAGAAAGCGGTTCGCCAGGTCGCCGCCGACTTGGGTTTCCAAGCCAGTCAGGTGGCCCGCTCGCTCAGGCTGAAACGAAGTGGTTTGATCGGCGTGATCGTGCCGGATATCTCCAACCCGTTTTTTGCCTCGATCGCCCGTGAAGTTTCATTGGGTGTCGAAGCGCTGGGGTTCTCGGTCTTGCTGGGAGACAGTCGCGAAGAAACGGAAATCGAACAGCGTTTGGTCGATCAGTTGCGAGCCAAGCAGGTCGAGGCGTTGTTGGTTTGTCCGGTCGGTGTTGAATCGGATCATCTGGTCAAGCTGGATCGGTCGGGATTGCCGGTCGTGGTCGCCGACCGCGTGTTTGACGGAATCGAGTTGCCGAGTGTGACGTCGGACAATCGTGCAGCGGCCCGCGCGGTGGCGGAGGTTTTGATCGAGCAGGGGCATCGCAAGATCGGTGTCCTGTCGGGGATTCGCGACAGTTTGCCCGCCAAGACCCGTCTGCAAGGCTTGACCGATGCAGCCGAACAGGCGGGATTCAACCTCGATTCGTCGTCTCTGGCCGGAAACGCCTTTACCGAGCAATCCGGCTACGACGCGACGCTGGAATTGATGGATCGTGATCCCGAGATGACCGCGATCTTTGCAATGTGTACGCCGGCGGCGATCGGTTCGATGCGTGCGCTGGCCGAACGTGGCTATGCGATTCCACGCGACATGTCCATCGTCGCGTTCGATGACCATCCCTTTGCCGATCTGATGAAAACCCCGTTGACCGTTTCGGTCCAGGACATTCCCCGGCTGGGGCAACTGGCCACCGCAGTCCTGCTGAAACGCTTGGACGTGGATTCGAGCCCTCAAGCTCTGCCCCCACCGGGCACATCAGCGGACAGCCCATCCTCCGCGTCATTGTGGAAGGTCCCGACTACGCTGTTGCAGCGGTCGTCGGTCGCAGTCCCGCGTCACAAAGGCGACCGCGCCGCATCGTCGCGCGTGCAGCAAACTCGTTCTTTTTGA